In one Echinicola marina genomic region, the following are encoded:
- a CDS encoding sugar phosphate isomerase/epimerase family protein, whose protein sequence is MKERRKFIKLGAAFAAGAFLPFQFCSSPKKESEVIEEAVSEAVKGTLESFGVQLYSVKEDMAENAQETIKKIAGFGYNQIEGYDGGKGIFWGMKNTEFKSFTSDLGLNFISSHANVFENTEQLAEEAGTIGMKHLICPYIGQQESIEAWKKMADRFNKVGEACKQNGLRFAYHNHGYTFEEMEGQLPQDVLLEYTDPELVDFELDIYWAVTAGVDPETYFKKYKDRFRLCHVKDREKGAASGEGNASTVLGTGSIDFAKILKTAKENGMEYYVVEQEKFEGTTPLEAAKENALYMKKLVF, encoded by the coding sequence ATGAAAGAAAGAAGAAAATTTATTAAGTTGGGCGCTGCATTTGCAGCAGGGGCCTTTTTACCTTTTCAGTTTTGCTCGTCTCCCAAGAAGGAGTCAGAGGTAATAGAAGAAGCAGTATCTGAGGCGGTAAAAGGGACTTTGGAAAGTTTTGGTGTTCAGCTTTATTCAGTAAAAGAGGACATGGCCGAAAATGCTCAAGAAACCATTAAAAAGATAGCTGGATTTGGTTATAATCAAATCGAAGGTTATGATGGTGGAAAGGGAATCTTCTGGGGAATGAAAAATACAGAATTCAAATCCTTTACGAGTGATTTAGGATTGAATTTTATTTCTTCCCATGCTAATGTTTTTGAGAACACTGAGCAACTAGCAGAAGAGGCTGGAACTATTGGGATGAAGCATTTGATTTGTCCATATATTGGTCAGCAGGAGTCGATTGAAGCATGGAAGAAGATGGCTGATCGTTTTAACAAAGTAGGGGAAGCCTGTAAGCAAAATGGATTGAGGTTTGCTTATCATAATCATGGTTATACATTTGAAGAAATGGAAGGTCAATTGCCTCAAGATGTCCTCTTAGAGTATACAGACCCTGAACTAGTGGATTTTGAATTGGATATCTACTGGGCCGTGACTGCAGGTGTGGATCCTGAAACTTATTTTAAGAAGTATAAGGACCGTTTCCGTCTTTGTCATGTGAAAGACAGGGAAAAAGGTGCTGCGAGTGGAGAGGGAAATGCTTCCACGGTTCTGGGTACGGGAAGTATAGACTTTGCGAAAATTCTAAAGACTGCCAAGGAGAATGGAATGGAATATTATGTGGTGGAGCAGGAAAAATTTGAAGGAACTACTCCTTTGGAAGCAGCAAAAGAAAATGCCTTGTATATGAAAAAATTGGTGTTTTGA
- the traN gene encoding conjugative transposon protein TraN: protein MKKISARMVMGFFLFIFVFNANAQKVTGLQPRTIAPYPLEVTYFKTTNIIFPSAIVGVDRGSKDVLAQKAKGAANILQLKAARNGFPETNLTVITSDGRLSSFVVNYAPEPSMLNVSLTGTGNKNVIFLSPGSVNEADVTAYSKRALYSKYKGRKIKDKKYGIRFGMNGIFIHDNLLYLRLNIANKSNISYDIDQLRFFIRDQKKAKRTASQEIEITPVHIQNDVIKIKGQSSQTLVVAVPKFTIPDKKYFAIQLFEANGGRHMELHVKNRTIIKATVLPVLPQ, encoded by the coding sequence ATGAAAAAGATTAGTGCAAGAATGGTAATGGGATTTTTCCTGTTCATTTTCGTTTTTAATGCAAACGCCCAAAAAGTAACCGGACTTCAACCCCGGACAATCGCTCCTTATCCTTTGGAGGTCACTTATTTCAAAACTACCAATATCATATTCCCAAGTGCCATTGTGGGTGTGGACAGGGGCAGTAAAGATGTATTGGCACAAAAGGCTAAAGGTGCGGCCAACATTCTACAACTGAAAGCGGCAAGGAACGGCTTTCCTGAGACCAACCTTACGGTAATAACATCAGACGGCAGGTTAAGCTCCTTTGTAGTGAATTATGCCCCTGAGCCGTCTATGCTGAATGTTTCATTGACCGGAACCGGTAACAAAAACGTTATTTTCCTTTCACCAGGATCAGTTAATGAAGCCGATGTAACTGCATATTCCAAACGTGCCCTCTATTCCAAATACAAGGGGCGCAAAATAAAAGATAAAAAATACGGCATACGATTCGGGATGAACGGGATATTTATCCACGATAACCTCCTGTACCTGCGGCTAAACATCGCAAACAAATCCAATATCAGTTATGATATTGACCAGTTACGTTTCTTTATCCGTGACCAGAAAAAAGCTAAAAGGACAGCTTCGCAGGAAATTGAGATCACACCCGTACATATACAGAACGATGTGATAAAAATTAAGGGTCAATCTTCACAGACCCTTGTGGTAGCCGTTCCCAAGTTTACCATACCTGATAAGAAATACTTCGCGATTCAACTATTTGAAGCAAATGGGGGAAGGCACATGGAACTCCATGTAAAAAACAGAACGATCATAAAGGCGACCGTACTTCCGGTATTACCTCAGTAG
- a CDS encoding LON peptidase substrate-binding domain-containing protein: protein MSVVLPLFPLKLVAFPRENLNLHIFEPRYKQLIKDCLQGDLEFGICVYTDRLMTHGTVVKLVEVYKEYDDGRMDVKTIGLRPFRLKSFENPLLGRMYAGGEVELLDNDQLVSEALFNEFVFYLQEVLRLLHAGDEVNISNLDSFTYAHKVGLKLEEEYQLLLIEKEDDRMDYIIKYLKRILPVMREIEKAKEKIKMNGHFKSLDPLDF, encoded by the coding sequence ATGAGCGTTGTATTACCATTATTTCCCTTAAAACTAGTTGCTTTTCCTAGAGAAAATTTAAACCTCCATATTTTTGAACCTAGGTACAAGCAGCTGATTAAAGATTGTTTGCAGGGTGATCTTGAATTTGGCATTTGTGTATATACAGATAGATTAATGACGCATGGTACTGTGGTGAAGTTGGTTGAGGTTTATAAAGAGTATGATGACGGGAGGATGGATGTTAAGACCATTGGTTTACGTCCGTTTAGGCTGAAGAGCTTTGAGAATCCTTTATTGGGAAGAATGTATGCAGGGGGAGAGGTGGAGCTTTTGGACAATGATCAGTTAGTTTCTGAGGCCTTATTTAATGAGTTTGTCTTCTATCTACAGGAGGTGTTGAGGCTCCTGCATGCAGGAGATGAGGTGAATATCTCAAATTTAGATTCGTTTACTTATGCACATAAAGTAGGGCTGAAACTAGAAGAGGAATATCAGTTGTTATTGATTGAAAAGGAGGATGACAGGATGGATTATATTATTAAGTATTTAAAGCGAATACTTCCTGTTATGAGAGAAATTGAAAAAGCGAAAGAGAAAATTAAAATGAATGGACATTTTAAATCCCTCGACCCGCTCGATTTTTAG
- a CDS encoding gluconate 2-dehydrogenase subunit 3 family protein — MAMNRRDALKSVVLMMGGTMVGANAILTGCTPEKQIEGLDFSPEEIAFLDEIGDTIIPTTDTPGAKATGIGAFMVMMVKDTYWEEEQKEFVDGLNALRSGFKSEVGKDFMKASQEERTEYLNKLNATVNDENGPKYFRMLKDLTVLGYFSSEIGATQALNYVEVPGRWEPCIDYKKGDKAYAI, encoded by the coding sequence ATGGCAATGAACAGAAGAGATGCATTAAAGAGTGTTGTCCTCATGATGGGAGGAACCATGGTGGGCGCTAATGCCATCCTGACAGGGTGTACACCGGAGAAGCAAATTGAAGGATTGGACTTTTCTCCGGAAGAGATCGCCTTTTTAGATGAAATAGGAGATACCATTATTCCAACTACAGATACCCCTGGTGCCAAGGCCACCGGAATAGGGGCGTTTATGGTGATGATGGTGAAGGATACCTATTGGGAAGAGGAGCAAAAGGAGTTTGTTGATGGTTTGAATGCCCTGAGGTCAGGTTTCAAAAGTGAAGTTGGTAAAGACTTCATGAAAGCAAGCCAAGAGGAAAGAACGGAATATTTGAACAAGCTTAATGCAACTGTAAATGATGAAAATGGTCCGAAGTATTTTAGAATGCTTAAGGATTTGACCGTGTTGGGCTATTTTAGTTCTGAAATTGGGGCAACGCAGGCATTGAATTATGTGGAGGTTCCTGGTAGATGGGAGCCATGTATAGACTATAAAAAAGGCGATAAAGCCTATGCGATTTAA
- the traM gene encoding conjugative transposon protein TraM, with amino-acid sequence MMEKQVKTQKMMRQRKFLLVLPLLVLPFITMIFWVLGGGQVQEIQAQEIKQEGFNIHLPEAKLTDDKQMDKMSYYNRAERDSAKFRELRKNDPNYRNNILSDTNDDLFPEQEVKPGQLSSGGLNTSLYGNDKGSDPNADKIYRKLEELNRELNKPVESTGLPDDAPDQEVKDNYGNANVSSSDVDRLEEMMHTMTQPEAPDPELEQLNSMLEKILDVQHPERVQEKLKQLSDARREKLYSVSTQQESDLVSLMGTGQSLTQPSVNGFYSLDDEENPEQIENTIQAVIHESQTVVNGSTVKLRLVNDVFIGGVHIPKDNFLYGIASLNGERLHIKINSIRDGNSLFPVELSVYDMDGLDGIYIPGAITRDVAKQSADRSLQTVGLTSLDPSWQAQAASAGIETAKSLFSKKVKLVKVNLKAGYQVLLRDEKQKQISNQ; translated from the coding sequence ATGATGGAAAAACAAGTAAAAACACAGAAAATGATGAGACAACGCAAGTTCCTACTGGTGCTGCCGTTGCTCGTACTCCCATTTATAACCATGATCTTCTGGGTTTTGGGAGGTGGTCAGGTGCAGGAGATACAGGCACAGGAAATCAAACAGGAAGGGTTCAACATCCATCTGCCGGAAGCGAAACTGACGGATGATAAGCAAATGGATAAAATGAGCTACTACAACCGGGCAGAGCGGGATTCGGCAAAATTCAGGGAACTCCGTAAAAATGACCCGAACTATAGGAACAATATTCTCTCGGATACCAATGATGACCTGTTCCCTGAACAAGAAGTAAAACCTGGTCAACTATCTTCGGGGGGATTAAATACATCCCTTTACGGAAACGACAAGGGCAGCGATCCGAATGCCGATAAAATTTACCGGAAGCTGGAAGAATTGAACAGGGAATTAAATAAACCGGTAGAAAGCACTGGTCTTCCTGATGATGCGCCTGATCAAGAAGTCAAGGACAATTATGGCAATGCTAATGTGAGTTCCAGCGATGTGGACAGGCTGGAAGAAATGATGCATACGATGACCCAACCGGAAGCACCAGACCCGGAATTGGAACAACTCAACAGTATGTTGGAAAAGATCCTGGATGTTCAGCACCCGGAACGGGTTCAGGAGAAACTTAAACAACTATCGGACGCCCGCAGGGAGAAACTGTATTCAGTTTCAACCCAACAGGAAAGCGACCTTGTTTCCCTGATGGGTACAGGACAGTCATTGACCCAACCTTCTGTAAACGGATTTTATTCTTTGGATGATGAGGAAAACCCGGAGCAAATAGAAAATACCATACAGGCAGTCATTCACGAATCACAGACCGTGGTCAATGGATCTACCGTAAAGCTGCGTCTGGTAAATGATGTATTTATTGGTGGGGTACATATTCCCAAAGATAATTTTCTGTACGGTATTGCCTCCCTTAACGGGGAAAGACTTCATATCAAGATCAATAGCATCCGGGACGGCAATTCCCTGTTCCCGGTAGAACTGTCCGTGTACGATATGGATGGACTGGACGGGATTTATATACCGGGCGCCATTACAAGGGATGTCGCCAAACAATCGGCAGATCGCTCCCTGCAAACTGTCGGCCTTACCTCACTTGACCCTTCCTGGCAGGCACAGGCTGCCAGTGCAGGTATAGAAACGGCCAAATCACTTTTCAGCAAAAAGGTGAAGCTGGTGAAAGTGAACCTGAAAGCAGGCTATCAGGTGCTGCTCCGTGATGAAAAACAAAAGCAGATCAGTAATCAATAA
- a CDS encoding SH3 domain-containing protein has protein sequence MAYITEGMGKHEETTLYLSKYYDLNPNPKVISKIKAITDQTDLKGYEISDQAQFFKILTDYQQEITGVFALLLIISLILATTSNKSRKIQYYIPSIILLMLVFISNNFLKAPETGVIKESPTIIMEEPTAAGNLLAKVNPGHRVIIKSSKDIWYQIEWEGKNAFVKKSSISRL, from the coding sequence ATGGCATATATAACAGAAGGAATGGGAAAACACGAAGAAACTACCCTATATCTTTCCAAATATTACGACTTAAACCCAAACCCCAAAGTCATCAGTAAAATCAAAGCCATTACTGATCAAACAGACCTTAAAGGATATGAAATTTCTGACCAAGCACAGTTCTTTAAAATTCTAACAGACTACCAACAAGAGATCACAGGTGTTTTTGCTTTATTGCTAATTATCAGCTTAATCCTTGCCACTACTTCCAATAAAAGCAGGAAAATCCAATATTACATCCCCAGCATCATTCTACTGATGCTGGTCTTTATTAGCAACAATTTCCTCAAAGCCCCTGAAACAGGAGTAATCAAAGAAAGCCCCACTATCATCATGGAAGAACCAACTGCAGCAGGAAACCTCCTGGCAAAGGTAAATCCAGGCCACAGGGTCATTATCAAATCTTCAAAAGACATCTGGTACCAAATCGAATGGGAAGGCAAAAATGCCTTTGTCAAAAAAAGCAGTATTTCAAGGTTATAA